The following proteins come from a genomic window of Thiothrix winogradskyi:
- a CDS encoding S24 family peptidase produces the protein MSETRINVETFKQNLNATGQDFKHNMSSEGSCSENEPYAMQVIDDSMEPEFAKGCVIVIDPTGIVRDGAYVFAIDDKDEYIFRQLRIVEGKYILVALNDDYEAIEISGMKRIEGVITQRSAGSYRPPNGKRRTYHKWYDK, from the coding sequence ATGTCCGAAACCCGTATCAACGTTGAAACCTTCAAGCAAAATCTCAATGCCACTGGGCAAGATTTCAAACACAATATGAGTTCCGAAGGCAGTTGCTCCGAAAACGAACCCTACGCCATGCAAGTCATCGACGACAGCATGGAGCCGGAATTCGCCAAAGGTTGCGTGATTGTGATCGACCCGACCGGCATTGTGCGCGATGGCGCGTATGTATTCGCCATCGACGACAAAGACGAATACATTTTCCGCCAATTGCGCATTGTCGAAGGCAAATACATCCTTGTTGCCCTCAATGACGACTACGAAGCCATCGAAATCAGCGGCATGAAGCGCATCGAAGGCGTGATTACCCAACGTTCGGCGGGCAGTTACCGACCACCCAATGGCAAACGCCGCACTTACCACAAGTGGTACGACAAATGA